A stretch of Planococcus citri chromosome 5, ihPlaCitr1.1, whole genome shotgun sequence DNA encodes these proteins:
- the LOC135847233 gene encoding RING finger protein 37, which yields MVINFFHPRLQPVIECSTLTSEGFEIGNLISEDFESFEKGFLAERFVSGPVILTIKFICPVTLKKIVIWPKVGSQRSIGFELTSLKHSTCSNNIVTENEDNYQKFATGVSKVDVDTVIFHKEGYTFNTRKFGSSFCRTFFRGKNHENITSIRIKIFKSHFVAALKKLEIWGEPSHSCDWKTKKRIRGLWSQICKPRVFDTDASSYTTEESLKVNERLPNLDGIPIPEEFYDQITHEIITLPILLPSGKHIDQRTLERCQKEEERWGRLPSDPFTGLVFTENSKPVVDVYLKSKIDEFLLKNSNLDQVKFMPRRLGSDRELSSRPGSTSGQYCVSKIINNGLENKRELESEASSSKKIKLDNEISESRKESQNNEPYDLNKMLADTLSNLPSYLSAPKSKQETILNCIQCSISQQLYRFPCAHILCRTCTIQKQNYCSSCKKSYNFSQIQKIHPNKNLRQVPVV from the coding sequence ATGGTAATAAATTTCTTCCATCCGCGTTTGCAGCCAGTTATCGAATGCAGTACGTTAACATCGGAAGGTTTCGAAATAGGTAATTTGATATCAGAAGACtttgaatcatttgaaaaaggCTTCTTAGCAGAACGTTTCGTCTCCGGTCCAGTAATATTAACCATTAAATTCATCTGCCCCGTAACACTGAAGAAAATCGTGATATGGCCCAAAGTAGGCAGCCAACGATCCATCGGTTTCGAACTCACTTCTCTCAAACACTCCACCTGCAGCAACAATATCGTCACCGAAAACGAAGACAATTATCAGAAATTTGCCACAGGTGTTTCTAAAGTAGATGTAGACACTGTGATATTCCACAAAGAAGGATATACCTTCAACACTCGGAAATTCGGTTCGTCATTTTGTCGTACGTTTTTCCGTggtaaaaatcacgaaaacaTTACATCGATTCggatcaaaatattcaaatcgcATTTCGTCGCTGCTCTGAAAAAACTAGAGATTTGGGGCGAACCTAGCCATTCGTGTGATTGGAAAACGAAGAAACGCATCAGAGGATTATGGTCGCAGATATGCAAACCTCGTGTTTTCGATACTGACGCGTCGTCGTATACGACAGAAGAATCATTAAAAGTTAACGAACGATTACCGAATTTAGACGGTATTCCAATTCCCGAAGAATTCTACGATCAGATTACCCACGAAATAATTactttacctattttattaccTTCTGGTAAACATATCGATCAACGTACGCTCGAAAGATGTCAGAAGGAAGAAGAACGATGGGGTCGTTTACCCAGCGATCCATTTACCGGATTAGTATTCACTGAAAATAGTAAACCTGTAGTAGACGTGTATTTGAAATCTAAAATAGATGAATTTCTGCTGAAAAATTCGAATCTAGATCAAGTTAAATTTATGCCTAGAAGATTGGGTTCGGATCGTGAACTGAGTTCTCGACCTGGATCTACTTCCGGTCAGTATTGTGTtagtaaaataattaataacgGATTAGAAAATAAAAGGGAACTGGAATCCGAAGCTAGTTCGTCGAAGAAAATTAAACTAGATAATGAAATCAGCGAATCTAGAAAAGAATCCCAAAATAATGAACCTTACGATCTGAATAAAATGTTGGCAGATACGTTATCGAATTTACCTTCGTATTTAAGCGCTCCGAAATCTAAACAAGAGACTATTTTGAATTGTATTCAATGTTCTATATCCCAACAACTGTACAGATTCCCTTGCGCACATATTTTATGCAGAACTTGtaccattcaaaaacaaaactacTGTTCTAGCTGTAAAAAAAGctataatttttcccaaattcaaaaaattcatcctaATAAGAATTTGCGCCAAGTGCCCGTTGTTTGA